A part of Gossypium hirsutum isolate 1008001.06 chromosome A07, Gossypium_hirsutum_v2.1, whole genome shotgun sequence genomic DNA contains:
- the LOC107955425 gene encoding uncharacterized protein isoform X1 encodes MDSQEKENRRVDGLSNGDNFQNITPVQAALLNSLETVLINSVIQDDRTRFLTHSRQLVDDLDDDPLNRRSVVLKLLLICCYFDAIECATSLFNGEVETDFLPLVNEVDTTTEMTALQAAAEAHSVRCLELLLKKRARTEVKSKDGRSLLALEMALSSSRMDVIWNPDDYSVEDLVVLLSEKDLTAVKLLSERTKATGEVAYSAAMGGKIVALAALLIVAAEKVNDYVVVLCDAYSGSKEKDTVYQCVIREALSSGRRDKSPSGTIKKNCLSPTKVEPDMKRKLLLCEIELLQLFGADSHNSGGDKMTTSSLILAIKARDEAVIELLLKTNMDVNDADSEGNSALHWSLRMSWGSSSQQLKILWLLLKHGARVNQKDKLELTSFHIAAANGNTQALQVLLLEDPDGIHYRTIMKETPLFFAVKNDHIECAELLQRWGASNEVLNLRRERPIDLAKSQDMRFILNKTYITLMHRNSPVEQKYTPRFQGDEVIFDTCETLLTMADEGSCTERTNTNEKTEICKYFESGGCVRGSKCFYAHGKEELRQAKHGMHLVNSPAAEKLKRKIFVGGLHPLLDSESLSKFFQDEFGSVEDAHVVSIKTGDELQSRGFGFVTFKHEKSVSKAVQAHYVTMMGKQVEIKSAVGRWDESLKLLTQQHPKDPNDQHQPPVESSIEKTVDEMPRRKALEETKADKISWVNKLLHGQPKAYSESQVLTSPIASNQNIPVWLRTFKKWLPGFLQEVSKKPKEGEYPLSSLKADFRAAFGLELDHVSLGYTKLSDFMRSFPDLCCMKVMPVGGCGSPNHMVLIPSPPRPDWKSLQPLNMHCCQPSCTAPPHENTDTDPRNVKHPPDLLSNSCEDISISSSQVDPSKNSNFLQFLKSDRGGTQCRGFNERKLGHTGRHLVLEALLRKRNNSSIFFLRQFDFYHNYKASVKQGKCFWCNQSKLLWANFPCQHLLWCGECKTEAARAAGDSDHRCVVCDAKVQTFILPTLDRYPQSLRGKPLKTEEFPPFDPSCIPK; translated from the exons ATGGATTCG caGGAAAAAGAAAATCGAAGAGTCGATGGTTTATCAAATGGAgacaattttcaaaatataacgcCAGTGCAAGCAGCGCTACTCAACAGCTTAGAAACCGTCCTTATCAACTCGGTCATACAAGACGACAGAACTCGCTTCTTAACTCACTCGCGTCAACTCGTCGACGACTTAGATGATGATCCCTTGAACCGAAGAAGCGTGGTATTGAAGCTTCTCCTTATCTGTTGTTACTTCGACGCTATCGAATGCGCCACGTCACTGTTTAACGGCGAAGTGGAAACCGATTTTCTCCCGTTGGTGAACGAAGTAGACACGACGACGGAAATGACGGCGTTGCAGGCGGCGGCGGAGGCTCACTCTGTGCGTTGTTTAGAGTTGCTGCTAAAGAAACGTGCCCGTACAGAGGTGAAGAGTAAAGATGGACGAAGTCTGCTTGCTCTGGAGATGGCTTTGTCTAGTAGCAG GATGGATGTGATATGGAATCCGGATGATTACTCTGTTGAGGACTTGGTGGTTCTTCTTAGTGAAAAG GATTTGACTGCGGTGAAACTTTTGAGTGAAAGAACAAAAGCAACAGGCGAGGTGGCGTATTCAGCTGCCATGGGAGGCAAAATAGTAGCTTTAGCAGCGCTTCTCATCGTAGCGGCGGAGAAAGTTAATGACTACGTCGTAGTATTATGCGACGCTTATTCGGGTTCAAAGGAAAAAGATACCGTTTACCAGTGCGTGATCCGGGAAGCATTATCGTCAGGCCGCCGTGATAAGTCGCCGTCGGGAACAATTAAAAAGAACTGTTTGTCCCCAACCAAAGTCGAACCCGATATGAAACGAAAGCTTTTGCTTTGCGAGATTGAGTTGCTTCAGCTGTTTGGAGCCGATTCTCATAACAGTGGTGGAGACAAGATGACGACTTCATCCTTAATCCTTGCTATCAAG GCCCGAGATGAAGCTGTTATTGAGCTGCTCCTAAAGACCAACATGGATGTAAATGATGCTGATTCTGAAGGAAACTCAGCCCTGCATTGGTCACTTAGAATGTCCTGGGGTTCATCTTCACAGCAACTTAA AATCTTATGGCTCCTTTTGAAGCACGGTGCCCGAGTAAACCAAAAGGACAAACTAGAATTAACTTCATTTCACATTGCTGCTGCCAATGGGAATACACAGGCACTCCAG GTACTTCTACTAGAAGATCCAGATGGAATCCACTACAGAACTATAATGAAAGAAACCCCATTGTTTTTTGCTGTGAAGAATGATCATATTGAATGTGCTGAGCTTCTTCAGCGTTGGGGAGCAAGCAATGAAGTCCTCAACTTACG TAGAGAGAGGCCGATTGACCTGGCAAAGTCACAGGACATGCGTTTCATACTAAACAAAACTTATATTACTCTTA TGCATCGTAATTCCCCGGTTGAGCAGAAATATACTCCTCGTTTCCAAGGGGATGAAGTTATTTTTGATACATGTGAAACTCTTCTTACAATGGCAGATGAAGGAAGCTGTACTGAAAG AACCAACACAAATGAAAAAACAGAGATCTGTAAGTACTTTGAATCTGGAGGATGTGTGAGAGGGTCTAAGTGCTTTTATGCTCATGGTAAAGAGGAGCTTCGACAGGCAAAACATGGAATGCATCTCGTTAATTCTCCTGCTGCAGAGAAACTGAAACGGAAAATTTTTGTAGGCGGCCTCCACCCTCTGTTGGATTCGG AGTCATTGAGCAAGTTTTTCCAAGATGAATTTGGGTCAGTGGAAGATGCCCACGTTGTTAGTATTAAAACAGGTGATGAATTACAGTCTCGTGGCTTCGGCTTTGTTACTTTTAAGCACGAAAAGTCTGTTTCGAAGGCTGTTCAAGCACATTACGTAACTATGATGGGCAAGCAAGTTGAAATCAAAAGTGCAGTTGGGAGATGGGATGAGTCCTTGAAGCTATTGACTCAGCAACATCCAAAGGATCCGAATGACCAACATCAACCACCAGTCGAGTCATCCATTGAAAAGACTGTAGACGAGATGCCAAGAAGGAAGGCCTTGGAAGAGACTAAAGCTGATAAAATCTCATGGGTGAATAAATTACTCCATGGCCAACCGAAGGCGTATTCTGAATCTCAAGTTCTCACTAGCCCCATTGCTTCCAACCAAAATATTCCAGTATGGCTGAGAACTTTTAAGAAGTGGCTTCCCGGTTTCTTACAAGAGGTATCAAAAAAACCGAAGGAAGGCGAATACCCTCTGTCATCGTTAAAGGCGGATTTCAGGGCTGCATTCGGCTTAGAACTGGACCATGTTTCTCTTGGCTACACTAAGCTCAGTGATTTTATGAGATCTTTTCCTGATCTTTGTTGCATGAAGGTCATGCCAGTAGGAGGATGTGGATCTCCTAATCACATGGTGCTCATTCCTTCCCCTCCTAGGCCCGATTGGAAATCACTTCAGCCTCTCAACATGCACTGCTGCCAACCGTCTTGTACCGCACCACCTCATGAAAATACTGATACTGATCCTAGGAATGTCAAGCATCCTCCGGATCTTCTCTCGAATTCTTGTGAAGATATTAGCATCAGCAGCAGCCAGGTTGATCCATCTAAAAACTCCAATTTTCTGCAATTCTTGAAGTCGGACAGAGGAGGAACTCAGTGTCGGGGGTTCAATGAGCGGAAACTTGGTCATACAGGGAGGCATTTGGTTCTTGAAGCCCTTCTAAGAAAACGGAACAATTCATCCATATTCTTTCTTCGCCAATTCGATTTCTATCAC AATTACAAGGCAAGTGTTAAGCAAGGAAAATGCTTTTGGTGCAACCAATCAAAGTTGTTATGGGCAAACTTTCCATGTCAACACTTGTTGTGGTGCGGCGAATGTAAAACAGAAGCTGCACGAGCAGCTGGTGATTCCGATCATCGATGCGTCGTATGCGATGCAAAAGTACAAACATTCATCTTACCTACATTGGATAGATACCCTCAGTCATTACGTGGAAAGCCCCTCAAAACCGAGGAATTTCCTCCTTTCGATCCGTCTTGTATTCCAAAGTAA
- the LOC107955425 gene encoding uncharacterized protein isoform X2, with amino-acid sequence MDSEKENRRVDGLSNGDNFQNITPVQAALLNSLETVLINSVIQDDRTRFLTHSRQLVDDLDDDPLNRRSVVLKLLLICCYFDAIECATSLFNGEVETDFLPLVNEVDTTTEMTALQAAAEAHSVRCLELLLKKRARTEVKSKDGRSLLALEMALSSSRMDVIWNPDDYSVEDLVVLLSEKDLTAVKLLSERTKATGEVAYSAAMGGKIVALAALLIVAAEKVNDYVVVLCDAYSGSKEKDTVYQCVIREALSSGRRDKSPSGTIKKNCLSPTKVEPDMKRKLLLCEIELLQLFGADSHNSGGDKMTTSSLILAIKARDEAVIELLLKTNMDVNDADSEGNSALHWSLRMSWGSSSQQLKILWLLLKHGARVNQKDKLELTSFHIAAANGNTQALQVLLLEDPDGIHYRTIMKETPLFFAVKNDHIECAELLQRWGASNEVLNLRRERPIDLAKSQDMRFILNKTYITLMHRNSPVEQKYTPRFQGDEVIFDTCETLLTMADEGSCTERTNTNEKTEICKYFESGGCVRGSKCFYAHGKEELRQAKHGMHLVNSPAAEKLKRKIFVGGLHPLLDSESLSKFFQDEFGSVEDAHVVSIKTGDELQSRGFGFVTFKHEKSVSKAVQAHYVTMMGKQVEIKSAVGRWDESLKLLTQQHPKDPNDQHQPPVESSIEKTVDEMPRRKALEETKADKISWVNKLLHGQPKAYSESQVLTSPIASNQNIPVWLRTFKKWLPGFLQEVSKKPKEGEYPLSSLKADFRAAFGLELDHVSLGYTKLSDFMRSFPDLCCMKVMPVGGCGSPNHMVLIPSPPRPDWKSLQPLNMHCCQPSCTAPPHENTDTDPRNVKHPPDLLSNSCEDISISSSQVDPSKNSNFLQFLKSDRGGTQCRGFNERKLGHTGRHLVLEALLRKRNNSSIFFLRQFDFYHNYKASVKQGKCFWCNQSKLLWANFPCQHLLWCGECKTEAARAAGDSDHRCVVCDAKVQTFILPTLDRYPQSLRGKPLKTEEFPPFDPSCIPK; translated from the exons ATGGATTCG GAAAAAGAAAATCGAAGAGTCGATGGTTTATCAAATGGAgacaattttcaaaatataacgcCAGTGCAAGCAGCGCTACTCAACAGCTTAGAAACCGTCCTTATCAACTCGGTCATACAAGACGACAGAACTCGCTTCTTAACTCACTCGCGTCAACTCGTCGACGACTTAGATGATGATCCCTTGAACCGAAGAAGCGTGGTATTGAAGCTTCTCCTTATCTGTTGTTACTTCGACGCTATCGAATGCGCCACGTCACTGTTTAACGGCGAAGTGGAAACCGATTTTCTCCCGTTGGTGAACGAAGTAGACACGACGACGGAAATGACGGCGTTGCAGGCGGCGGCGGAGGCTCACTCTGTGCGTTGTTTAGAGTTGCTGCTAAAGAAACGTGCCCGTACAGAGGTGAAGAGTAAAGATGGACGAAGTCTGCTTGCTCTGGAGATGGCTTTGTCTAGTAGCAG GATGGATGTGATATGGAATCCGGATGATTACTCTGTTGAGGACTTGGTGGTTCTTCTTAGTGAAAAG GATTTGACTGCGGTGAAACTTTTGAGTGAAAGAACAAAAGCAACAGGCGAGGTGGCGTATTCAGCTGCCATGGGAGGCAAAATAGTAGCTTTAGCAGCGCTTCTCATCGTAGCGGCGGAGAAAGTTAATGACTACGTCGTAGTATTATGCGACGCTTATTCGGGTTCAAAGGAAAAAGATACCGTTTACCAGTGCGTGATCCGGGAAGCATTATCGTCAGGCCGCCGTGATAAGTCGCCGTCGGGAACAATTAAAAAGAACTGTTTGTCCCCAACCAAAGTCGAACCCGATATGAAACGAAAGCTTTTGCTTTGCGAGATTGAGTTGCTTCAGCTGTTTGGAGCCGATTCTCATAACAGTGGTGGAGACAAGATGACGACTTCATCCTTAATCCTTGCTATCAAG GCCCGAGATGAAGCTGTTATTGAGCTGCTCCTAAAGACCAACATGGATGTAAATGATGCTGATTCTGAAGGAAACTCAGCCCTGCATTGGTCACTTAGAATGTCCTGGGGTTCATCTTCACAGCAACTTAA AATCTTATGGCTCCTTTTGAAGCACGGTGCCCGAGTAAACCAAAAGGACAAACTAGAATTAACTTCATTTCACATTGCTGCTGCCAATGGGAATACACAGGCACTCCAG GTACTTCTACTAGAAGATCCAGATGGAATCCACTACAGAACTATAATGAAAGAAACCCCATTGTTTTTTGCTGTGAAGAATGATCATATTGAATGTGCTGAGCTTCTTCAGCGTTGGGGAGCAAGCAATGAAGTCCTCAACTTACG TAGAGAGAGGCCGATTGACCTGGCAAAGTCACAGGACATGCGTTTCATACTAAACAAAACTTATATTACTCTTA TGCATCGTAATTCCCCGGTTGAGCAGAAATATACTCCTCGTTTCCAAGGGGATGAAGTTATTTTTGATACATGTGAAACTCTTCTTACAATGGCAGATGAAGGAAGCTGTACTGAAAG AACCAACACAAATGAAAAAACAGAGATCTGTAAGTACTTTGAATCTGGAGGATGTGTGAGAGGGTCTAAGTGCTTTTATGCTCATGGTAAAGAGGAGCTTCGACAGGCAAAACATGGAATGCATCTCGTTAATTCTCCTGCTGCAGAGAAACTGAAACGGAAAATTTTTGTAGGCGGCCTCCACCCTCTGTTGGATTCGG AGTCATTGAGCAAGTTTTTCCAAGATGAATTTGGGTCAGTGGAAGATGCCCACGTTGTTAGTATTAAAACAGGTGATGAATTACAGTCTCGTGGCTTCGGCTTTGTTACTTTTAAGCACGAAAAGTCTGTTTCGAAGGCTGTTCAAGCACATTACGTAACTATGATGGGCAAGCAAGTTGAAATCAAAAGTGCAGTTGGGAGATGGGATGAGTCCTTGAAGCTATTGACTCAGCAACATCCAAAGGATCCGAATGACCAACATCAACCACCAGTCGAGTCATCCATTGAAAAGACTGTAGACGAGATGCCAAGAAGGAAGGCCTTGGAAGAGACTAAAGCTGATAAAATCTCATGGGTGAATAAATTACTCCATGGCCAACCGAAGGCGTATTCTGAATCTCAAGTTCTCACTAGCCCCATTGCTTCCAACCAAAATATTCCAGTATGGCTGAGAACTTTTAAGAAGTGGCTTCCCGGTTTCTTACAAGAGGTATCAAAAAAACCGAAGGAAGGCGAATACCCTCTGTCATCGTTAAAGGCGGATTTCAGGGCTGCATTCGGCTTAGAACTGGACCATGTTTCTCTTGGCTACACTAAGCTCAGTGATTTTATGAGATCTTTTCCTGATCTTTGTTGCATGAAGGTCATGCCAGTAGGAGGATGTGGATCTCCTAATCACATGGTGCTCATTCCTTCCCCTCCTAGGCCCGATTGGAAATCACTTCAGCCTCTCAACATGCACTGCTGCCAACCGTCTTGTACCGCACCACCTCATGAAAATACTGATACTGATCCTAGGAATGTCAAGCATCCTCCGGATCTTCTCTCGAATTCTTGTGAAGATATTAGCATCAGCAGCAGCCAGGTTGATCCATCTAAAAACTCCAATTTTCTGCAATTCTTGAAGTCGGACAGAGGAGGAACTCAGTGTCGGGGGTTCAATGAGCGGAAACTTGGTCATACAGGGAGGCATTTGGTTCTTGAAGCCCTTCTAAGAAAACGGAACAATTCATCCATATTCTTTCTTCGCCAATTCGATTTCTATCAC AATTACAAGGCAAGTGTTAAGCAAGGAAAATGCTTTTGGTGCAACCAATCAAAGTTGTTATGGGCAAACTTTCCATGTCAACACTTGTTGTGGTGCGGCGAATGTAAAACAGAAGCTGCACGAGCAGCTGGTGATTCCGATCATCGATGCGTCGTATGCGATGCAAAAGTACAAACATTCATCTTACCTACATTGGATAGATACCCTCAGTCATTACGTGGAAAGCCCCTCAAAACCGAGGAATTTCCTCCTTTCGATCCGTCTTGTATTCCAAAGTAA